A single Triticum dicoccoides isolate Atlit2015 ecotype Zavitan chromosome 2A, WEW_v2.0, whole genome shotgun sequence DNA region contains:
- the LOC119352712 gene encoding meiosis-specific protein PAIR3-like, with the protein MTEIKLPNIQKATSSDHWSLASNQYPSGKFPKVSIGIPHPRSDSVSRSRDVAAAAAAAPAFERNLSQRTDGRSRPPKANNASLRVSQEAANHGGSAAEAPEAAHVKVSLSQPDDHAREQTGTFSFGTRKEQGSQLDQLQKTSVVNSQGKRQVESADKTKPNSEVLRMKLWGILGTSQTKQAVASPNPEDIERPDQPKSLTANGPSPGIKKVYTSRFPDIIKTPDLLNCQTATYAKSKPSSDPIESDSDTPQVVEVRPVTRTLSRTKAPAASKKQDKSQSAKRPLSTSRSAPKQKTLDSVFVFDEKCTPKTMGKSANGNSRCLRNLRSSNRKAKVELKKVHCSDKIFDKITQDAREGQLSSRNAASENKGEKTTSFSSLSRTGKTAESRSRSPTRERRLNGAKVGLQKMHLSEKLLPTTLNEGEDKLSSQNISSKSKENYSSLLHRKENSNLSKASDRSPQAHKPVGNTFNLPPSGAASPSPEPKMYPCNEASPQINGKPSGAASPSPEPKMYPWDNEASPQINGKPSGAASPSPEAKKYPWDNETSPQINGKPSGAASPSPEAKKYPWDNEASPQINGKLGEKFASPLAARFRDMGDEFASPTFATNVNGYHNRSKVLHDDTYSPKYPKSVNRSRSSSFASDPGSEPSDGMDKTYELPKSESPNSSEERENKKQPYLSPILPTEDEMAQTSIPSFGKGYKTRKWLSDVDSPDKSPTENQDKKSHLKEGKRGKRRLPSPVPFATSGTQETMMSDKEPVQCPDDYLNRAFDELLLVLGRFQTKIKSETRNRSSEILAGTGEIIRQHLEGVEVQMQDDVNKLVNAGKSKRKRLNSTFEEQQEQLRILHEKFKEEVNQQLLGCKNSLEEFEAYHAELKAVAEKQKASHKKLLQHAESRVGSQLNDAEIKIAKVQKRARRKMNGLKHVLKELIIDTAD; encoded by the exons ATGACGGAGATCAAGCTGCCGAATATCCAGAAA GCTACATCAAGTGATCACTGGAGTTTGGCCAGCAACCAGTATCCATCTGGTAAATTTCCTAAGGTATCAATTGGCATACCTCATCCAAGGTCAGATTCTGTATCAAGAAGCAgagatgttgctgctgctgctgctgctgctcctgcaTTCGAGAGGAACCTGTCTCAGAGAACTGATGGAAGATCGAGACCCCCGAAAGCGAATAATGCTTCACTCCGGGTCTCACAAGAAGCTGCAAACCATGGAGGATCTGCTGCAGAGGCACCTGAAGCCGCCCATGTTAAGGTTTCTCTGTCACAACCTGATGACCATGCACGTGAGCAAACTGGAACCTTTTCCTTTGGAACAAGAAAAGAACAAGGCAGCCAGCTTGACCAACTGCAGAAGACATCTGTCGTGAATTCACAAGGAAAGCGCCAAGTGGAATCTGCAGATAAGACCAAACCCAACAGCGAAGTGCTCAGGATGAAGCTGTGGGGGATCCTTGGCACATCACAAACCAAGCAGGCTGTTGCTTCACCAAACCCTGAAGACATTGAGAGACCGGACCAACCTAAAAGTCTAACCGCCAATGGACCATCTCCAGGGATCAAGAAGGTTTACACGTCACGTTTTCCTGATATTATCAAGACACCTGATCTTCTCAACTGTCAAACAGCTACCTATGCAAAGAGCAAACCATCCTCTGATCCAATTGAGTCAGATTCTGATACTCCACAAGTAGTTGAAGTGAGGCCCGTTACTCGCACCTTGAGTCGCACGAAAGCACCAGCAGCCTCCAAGAAGCAGGATAAGAGCCAGAGTGCAAAGAGACCATTGTCTACTTCACGTTCTGCACCCAAGCAGAAAACACTGGACAGTGTGTTTGTTTTTGATGAGAAATGCACACCCAAAACCATGGGGAAATCTGCAAATGGTAACTCTCGCTGCTTGAGAAATCTTAGAAGCTCAAATAGGAAGGCTAAAGTAGAGCTTAAGAAGGTCCATTGTTCTGACAAGATTTTTGACAAGATCACACAGGATGCTAGGGAAGGACAGCTATCTTCTAGAAATGCAGCATCGGAGAATAAGGGAGAGAAAACCACCTCCTTTTCTTCGTTGTCCCGAACTGGAAAAACTGCTGAGAGCCGTTCTAGAAGCCCTACAAGGGAGAGACGGCTGAATGGGGCTAAAGTTGGGCTTCAGAAGATGCATTTGTCAGAGAAGTTGCTGCCCACGACACTGAATGAGGGTGAAGATAAGCTCTCTTCGCAGAATATTTCATCAAAGAGCAAGGAAAATTATTCTTCATTGCTGCACCGGAAGGAGAATTCTAATTTGAGCAAAGCTTCAGACAGAAGCCCTCAGGCACATAAACCAGTGGGAAATACATTTAACTTGCCACCATCTGGCGCTGCTAGTCCATCACCTGAACCGAAAATGTACCCATGCAATGAGGCAAGTCCCCAGATAAATGGTAAACCATCTGGGGCTGCTAGTCCATCACCTGAACCAAAAATGTACCCGTGGGACAATGAGGCAAGTCCCCAGATAAATGGAAAACCATCTGGTGCTGCTAGTCCATCACCTGAAGCGAAAAAGTACCCATGGGACAATGAGACAAGTCCCCAGATAAATGGCAAACCATCTGGTGCTGCTAGTCCATCTCCTGAAGCGAAAAAGTACCCATGGGACAATGAGGCAAGCCCCCAGATAAATGGTAAACTGGGAGAGAAGTTTGCCAGTCCATTGGCAGCCAGATTCAGAGACATGGGAGATGAGTTTGCAAGTCCTACTTTTGCAACTAATGTAAATGGCTACCACAATAGAAGCAAAGTGCTACATGATGACACATACAGCCCCAAGTATCCAAAAAGTGTGAACAGGTCAAGATCAAGTTCCTTTGCTTCTGATCCAGGGTCTGAGCCATCG GACGGGATGGATAAAACCTATGAGTTACCTAAAAGTGAATCTCCCAATTCTTCAGAAGAAAGAGAGAACAAAAAACAACCATATCTTTCACCCATTTTGCCAACTGAAGATGAAATGGCTCAAACTTCTATTCCAAGTTTTGGGAAAG GATATAAAACTCGCAAATGGCTTTCAGATGTAGACAGCCCTGATAAATCTCCAACAGAAAATCAGGATAAGAAATCACATCTAAAAGAGGGTAAAAGAGGCAAACGGCGGTTACCTTCGCCTGTTCCTTTTGCCACTTCTG GAACACAAGAAACTATGATGTCAGACAAAGAACCAGTGCAATGCCCAGATGACTACCTGAATAG GGCTTTTGATGAGTTACTGCTGGTGCTGGGAAGGTTTCAAACCAAGATCAAGTCTGAAACAAGAAATAGAAGTTCTGAGATACTGGCAGGTACTGGAGAGATAATTCGCCAGCACCTGGAGGGAGTTGAGGTGCAGATGCAGGATGATGT GAATAAGCTGGTCAATGCAGGAAAATCTAAAAGGAAGCGACTAAACTCAACATTTGAAG AGCAACAAGAACAGTTACGGATTCTTCATGAGAAGTTTAAGGAGGAGGTTAATCAGCAGTTGCTTGGTTGCAAGAACTCTCTCGAGGAATTTGAAGCCTATCATGCAGAACTTAAGGCAGTAGCTGAGAAGCAAA AAGCATCACACAAGAAGCTCCTCCAACATGCCGAGAGCAGAGTTGGTTCTCAGCTCAATGATGCCGAAATCAAGATCGCGAAGGTTCAAAAG AGAGCTCGGAGGAAGATGAATGGATTAAAACACGTGCTCAAGGAGCTCATCATCGACACCGCAGATTGA